A window from Drosophila subobscura isolate 14011-0131.10 chromosome O, UCBerk_Dsub_1.0, whole genome shotgun sequence encodes these proteins:
- the LOC117896201 gene encoding uncharacterized protein LOC117896201 isoform X1: protein MTRDGEIPAIFNPKRVRTPAVVVTGDSSTNVPYSSNNNNNNSNSSGTGTGTGPGASSSSAGTAAAGGGGGGAGAGAGTGGATGGCGFSNVLTSSNPQITHQDSISSSQQDPNEVIIIPADTPTGGPGGHNAQHHFGGDSSDTQTGLDSQQQQQPNGHGEEPELRFRKLQACKQSCCSELARKMYFGVCVTILMTASWVGATHCIKYMYKYRAPYDDVLNDDQDTSSSRAELSAELEEIMAISDSSLHHVEDATEMFNIPPRQPVYFSAPFFAAWFFTNFSLLFFPIYILGLVSTRKCDKLSEVLGDVLRGFRERGFTVGRFLNRCLSFCILWLVTTYLYTLSLNVLYATDALALFATNVACVYLLSWVILHEQFVGVRIVAIILCDTGIALLAYMDGITESRTLSGVVLATLAGAGYAVFRVMFRKVMGDPPVGQIAFIFTALGFLNALLLWPVVLALYLTGTESLTSESIPWNLLFAASLLLLVFHVLMQFSAAVTYNMFVTLGLITAVPVSGALDVILYSANFAGMKLAGVILIGIGFFLVMFPENWPDYITRLLRKSVRAILRYQCCCELAEIRYAHSKHHNAGSQREMGSRPSERYFNRSASHHYRLSDGIHKVPSSFTLWPCEMTDLSPTTSGFLHGSVNAQHHQQLLQQQQQQQQSHQQHHRQHHQQHLQRQHSHTSLTKIHRQSSSHSVHGAGRSVAAGTTGRLFSYFGNEHEHERKKSETSFFNLGFRRKSTVVYYAPTD, encoded by the exons ATGACGCGTGACGGCGAAATTCCAGCAATTTTCAATCCGAAACGGGTCCGCACACCTGCCGTCGTTGTCACCGGGGACTCATCGACAAATGTTccctacagcagcaacaataacaacaacaacagcaacagcagtgggactgggacggggacagggccgggagccagcagcagctcggcaggaacagcagcagcaggaggaggtggaggtggagctggagcaggagctggcacAGGAGGAGCGACAGGCGGCTGCGGCTTTAGCAATGTCCTCACATCGAGCAATCCGCAAATAACCCACCAAGACTCGATCTCGTCGAGCCAGCAGGATCCCAATGAGGTAATCATTATACCAGCGGACACCCCCACGGGGGGTCCCGGCGGCCACAATGCACAACACCACTTCGGAGGCGACTCGAGTGACACGCAAACCGGACTCgactcgcagcagcagcagcagccgaatgGCCATGGGGAGGAGCCCGAGTTGCGCTTCAGGAAACTGCAAGCCTGCAAGCAGTCCTGCTGCTCGGAGCTGGCCCGCAAG ATGTACTTTGGGGTGTGCGTGACCATCCTGATGACTGCCTCGTGGGTGGGCGCCACGCACTGCATCAAGTACATGTACAAGTACCGGGCGCCCTACGATGACGTGCTGAACGATGACCAGGACACGTCGTCGAGCCGGGCCGAGCTGAGCGCCGAGCTGGAGGAAATCATGGCCATCAGCGACTCGTCGCTGCATCACGTCGAGGACGCCACCGAGATGTTCAATATACCACCGCGGCAGCCTGTCTACTTCAGTGCCCCGTTTTTTGCAGCCTGGTTCTTTACCAACTTCTCGCTGCTCTTCTTCCCCATCTACATCCTGGGCCTCGTGTCCACGCGCAAGTGCGACAAGCTGAGCGAGGTCCTGGGCGATGTGCTGCGCGGATTCCGGGAGCGCGGCTTCACCGTGG GTCGCTTCCTGAATCGCTGCCTctccttttgcattttgtggctggtCACCACCTACCTGTATACGCTCTCCCTGAACGTGCTCTATGCCACGGATGCCCTGGCCCTGTTCGCCACCAATGTGGCCTGCGTCTATCTGCTCTCTTGGGTGATCCTGCACGAGCAGTTCGTGGGCGTCCGA ATTGTTGCCATCATTCTCTGCGACACGGGCATCGCGCTGCTCGCCTACATGGACGGCATCACGGAGAGTCGTACGCTGAGCGGCGTTGTTCTGGCCACACTTGCCGGCGCTGGCTATGCCGTGTTCAGG GTTATGTTCCGCAAGGTGATGGGCGATCCGCCTGTGGGCCAAATCGCGTTCATTTTCACCGCCCTGGGCTTCCTGAATGCCCTTCTGCTGTGGCCAGTGGTGCTGGCGCTCTACCTGACTGGCACGGAAAGCCTGACATCGGAGAGCATACCCTGGAACCTCCTGTTCGCCGCAAGCCTCCTGCTCTTGG TTTTCCACGTTCTGATGCAGTTCAGCGCCGCCGTAACGTACAACATGTTTGTGACATTGGGTCTGATTACCGCTGTGCCCGTTTCTGGTG CCCTCGATGTCATACTGTACAGTGCCAACTTTGCGGGCATGAAGCTGGCCGGGGTCATACTCATTGGCATTGGGTTCTTCCTCGTAATGTTCCCCGAGAACTGGCCCGACTACATAACGCGACTGCTGCG CAAGAGCGTTCGGGCCATACTCCGTTACCAATGTTGTTGTGAATTAGCCGAAATTCGCTATGCTCATTCG aAGCATCATAATGCTGGGTCACAACGCGAG ATGGGGTCGCGGCCCTCGGAGCGGTACTTCAATAGGTCAGCATCCCACCATTATCGACTATCGGACGGGATACATAAGGTCCCATCTTCGTTCACCCTCTGGCCGTGTGAGATGACTGATCTATCGCCAACAACCAGCGGATTTCTGCATGGCAGCGTCAACGCACAGCATCACCAGCAACttttacagcagcagcagcagcaacaacagtcccatcagcagcaccaccgacagcaccaccagcagcacctgcagcgCCAACACTCGCACACCTCGCTCACCAAGATCCACCGCCAGAGCAGCAGTCACAGTGTCCATGGCGCTGGTCGGTCGGTGGCTGCCGGCACCACGGGTCGACTGTTCTCCTACTTTGGCAACGAGCACGAGCATGAGCGAAAGAAGTCCGAGACGTCCTTCTTCAACCTGGGCTTCCGTCGAAAGTCCACGGTGGTCTACTATGCCCCAACCGATTAG
- the LOC117896201 gene encoding uncharacterized protein LOC117896201 isoform X2 has protein sequence MTRDGEIPAIFNPKRVRTPAVVVTGDSSTNVPYSSNNNNNNSNSSGTGTGTGPGASSSSAGTAAAGGGGGGAGAGAGTGGATGGCGFSNVLTSSNPQITHQDSISSSQQDPNEVIIIPADTPTGGPGGHNAQHHFGGDSSDTQTGLDSQQQQQPNGHGEEPELRFRKLQACKQSCCSELARKMYFGVCVTILMTASWVGATHCIKYMYKYRAPYDDVLNDDQDTSSSRAELSAELEEIMAISDSSLHHVEDATEMFNIPPRQPVYFSAPFFAAWFFTNFSLLFFPIYILGLVSTRKCDKLSEVLGDVLRGFRERGFTVGRFLNRCLSFCILWLVTTYLYTLSLNVLYATDALALFATNVACVYLLSWVILHEQFVGVRIVAIILCDTGIALLAYMDGITESRTLSGVVLATLAGAGYAVFRVMFRKVMGDPPVGQIAFIFTALGFLNALLLWPVVLALYLTGTESLTSESIPWNLLFAASLLLLVFHVLMQFSAAVTYNMFVTLGLITAVPVSGALDVILYSANFAGMKLAGVILIGIGFFLVMFPENWPDYITRLLRKSVRAILRYQCCCELAEIRYAHSMGSRPSERYFNRSASHHYRLSDGIHKVPSSFTLWPCEMTDLSPTTSGFLHGSVNAQHHQQLLQQQQQQQQSHQQHHRQHHQQHLQRQHSHTSLTKIHRQSSSHSVHGAGRSVAAGTTGRLFSYFGNEHEHERKKSETSFFNLGFRRKSTVVYYAPTD, from the exons ATGACGCGTGACGGCGAAATTCCAGCAATTTTCAATCCGAAACGGGTCCGCACACCTGCCGTCGTTGTCACCGGGGACTCATCGACAAATGTTccctacagcagcaacaataacaacaacaacagcaacagcagtgggactgggacggggacagggccgggagccagcagcagctcggcaggaacagcagcagcaggaggaggtggaggtggagctggagcaggagctggcacAGGAGGAGCGACAGGCGGCTGCGGCTTTAGCAATGTCCTCACATCGAGCAATCCGCAAATAACCCACCAAGACTCGATCTCGTCGAGCCAGCAGGATCCCAATGAGGTAATCATTATACCAGCGGACACCCCCACGGGGGGTCCCGGCGGCCACAATGCACAACACCACTTCGGAGGCGACTCGAGTGACACGCAAACCGGACTCgactcgcagcagcagcagcagccgaatgGCCATGGGGAGGAGCCCGAGTTGCGCTTCAGGAAACTGCAAGCCTGCAAGCAGTCCTGCTGCTCGGAGCTGGCCCGCAAG ATGTACTTTGGGGTGTGCGTGACCATCCTGATGACTGCCTCGTGGGTGGGCGCCACGCACTGCATCAAGTACATGTACAAGTACCGGGCGCCCTACGATGACGTGCTGAACGATGACCAGGACACGTCGTCGAGCCGGGCCGAGCTGAGCGCCGAGCTGGAGGAAATCATGGCCATCAGCGACTCGTCGCTGCATCACGTCGAGGACGCCACCGAGATGTTCAATATACCACCGCGGCAGCCTGTCTACTTCAGTGCCCCGTTTTTTGCAGCCTGGTTCTTTACCAACTTCTCGCTGCTCTTCTTCCCCATCTACATCCTGGGCCTCGTGTCCACGCGCAAGTGCGACAAGCTGAGCGAGGTCCTGGGCGATGTGCTGCGCGGATTCCGGGAGCGCGGCTTCACCGTGG GTCGCTTCCTGAATCGCTGCCTctccttttgcattttgtggctggtCACCACCTACCTGTATACGCTCTCCCTGAACGTGCTCTATGCCACGGATGCCCTGGCCCTGTTCGCCACCAATGTGGCCTGCGTCTATCTGCTCTCTTGGGTGATCCTGCACGAGCAGTTCGTGGGCGTCCGA ATTGTTGCCATCATTCTCTGCGACACGGGCATCGCGCTGCTCGCCTACATGGACGGCATCACGGAGAGTCGTACGCTGAGCGGCGTTGTTCTGGCCACACTTGCCGGCGCTGGCTATGCCGTGTTCAGG GTTATGTTCCGCAAGGTGATGGGCGATCCGCCTGTGGGCCAAATCGCGTTCATTTTCACCGCCCTGGGCTTCCTGAATGCCCTTCTGCTGTGGCCAGTGGTGCTGGCGCTCTACCTGACTGGCACGGAAAGCCTGACATCGGAGAGCATACCCTGGAACCTCCTGTTCGCCGCAAGCCTCCTGCTCTTGG TTTTCCACGTTCTGATGCAGTTCAGCGCCGCCGTAACGTACAACATGTTTGTGACATTGGGTCTGATTACCGCTGTGCCCGTTTCTGGTG CCCTCGATGTCATACTGTACAGTGCCAACTTTGCGGGCATGAAGCTGGCCGGGGTCATACTCATTGGCATTGGGTTCTTCCTCGTAATGTTCCCCGAGAACTGGCCCGACTACATAACGCGACTGCTGCG CAAGAGCGTTCGGGCCATACTCCGTTACCAATGTTGTTGTGAATTAGCCGAAATTCGCTATGCTCATTCG ATGGGGTCGCGGCCCTCGGAGCGGTACTTCAATAGGTCAGCATCCCACCATTATCGACTATCGGACGGGATACATAAGGTCCCATCTTCGTTCACCCTCTGGCCGTGTGAGATGACTGATCTATCGCCAACAACCAGCGGATTTCTGCATGGCAGCGTCAACGCACAGCATCACCAGCAACttttacagcagcagcagcagcaacaacagtcccatcagcagcaccaccgacagcaccaccagcagcacctgcagcgCCAACACTCGCACACCTCGCTCACCAAGATCCACCGCCAGAGCAGCAGTCACAGTGTCCATGGCGCTGGTCGGTCGGTGGCTGCCGGCACCACGGGTCGACTGTTCTCCTACTTTGGCAACGAGCACGAGCATGAGCGAAAGAAGTCCGAGACGTCCTTCTTCAACCTGGGCTTCCGTCGAAAGTCCACGGTGGTCTACTATGCCCCAACCGATTAG
- the LOC117896201 gene encoding uncharacterized protein LOC117896201 isoform X3: MTRDGEIPAIFNPKRVRTPAVVVTGDSSTNVPYSSNNNNNNSNSSGTGTGTGPGASSSSAGTAAAGGGGGGAGAGAGTGGATGGCGFSNVLTSSNPQITHQDSISSSQQDPNEVIIIPADTPTGGPGGHNAQHHFGGDSSDTQTGLDSQQQQQPNGHGEEPELRFRKLQACKQSCCSELARKMYFGVCVTILMTASWVGATHCIKYMYKYRAPYDDVLNDDQDTSSSRAELSAELEEIMAISDSSLHHVEDATEMFNIPPRQPVYFSAPFFAAWFFTNFSLLFFPIYILGLVSTRKCDKLSEVLGDVLRGFRERGFTVGRFLNRCLSFCILWLVTTYLYTLSLNVLYATDALALFATNVACVYLLSWVILHEQFVGVRIVAIILCDTGIALLAYMDGITESRTLSGVVLATLAGAGYAVFRVMFRKVMGDPPVGQIAFIFTALGFLNALLLWPVVLALYLTGTESLTSESIPWNLLFAASLLLLVFHVLMQFSAAVTYNMFVTLGLITAVPVSGALDVILYSANFAGMKLAGVILIGIGFFLVMFPENWPDYITRLLRSIIMLGHNASGRPALCKRDAIVPGPSTRYAQRHITRTHHIS; encoded by the exons ATGACGCGTGACGGCGAAATTCCAGCAATTTTCAATCCGAAACGGGTCCGCACACCTGCCGTCGTTGTCACCGGGGACTCATCGACAAATGTTccctacagcagcaacaataacaacaacaacagcaacagcagtgggactgggacggggacagggccgggagccagcagcagctcggcaggaacagcagcagcaggaggaggtggaggtggagctggagcaggagctggcacAGGAGGAGCGACAGGCGGCTGCGGCTTTAGCAATGTCCTCACATCGAGCAATCCGCAAATAACCCACCAAGACTCGATCTCGTCGAGCCAGCAGGATCCCAATGAGGTAATCATTATACCAGCGGACACCCCCACGGGGGGTCCCGGCGGCCACAATGCACAACACCACTTCGGAGGCGACTCGAGTGACACGCAAACCGGACTCgactcgcagcagcagcagcagccgaatgGCCATGGGGAGGAGCCCGAGTTGCGCTTCAGGAAACTGCAAGCCTGCAAGCAGTCCTGCTGCTCGGAGCTGGCCCGCAAG ATGTACTTTGGGGTGTGCGTGACCATCCTGATGACTGCCTCGTGGGTGGGCGCCACGCACTGCATCAAGTACATGTACAAGTACCGGGCGCCCTACGATGACGTGCTGAACGATGACCAGGACACGTCGTCGAGCCGGGCCGAGCTGAGCGCCGAGCTGGAGGAAATCATGGCCATCAGCGACTCGTCGCTGCATCACGTCGAGGACGCCACCGAGATGTTCAATATACCACCGCGGCAGCCTGTCTACTTCAGTGCCCCGTTTTTTGCAGCCTGGTTCTTTACCAACTTCTCGCTGCTCTTCTTCCCCATCTACATCCTGGGCCTCGTGTCCACGCGCAAGTGCGACAAGCTGAGCGAGGTCCTGGGCGATGTGCTGCGCGGATTCCGGGAGCGCGGCTTCACCGTGG GTCGCTTCCTGAATCGCTGCCTctccttttgcattttgtggctggtCACCACCTACCTGTATACGCTCTCCCTGAACGTGCTCTATGCCACGGATGCCCTGGCCCTGTTCGCCACCAATGTGGCCTGCGTCTATCTGCTCTCTTGGGTGATCCTGCACGAGCAGTTCGTGGGCGTCCGA ATTGTTGCCATCATTCTCTGCGACACGGGCATCGCGCTGCTCGCCTACATGGACGGCATCACGGAGAGTCGTACGCTGAGCGGCGTTGTTCTGGCCACACTTGCCGGCGCTGGCTATGCCGTGTTCAGG GTTATGTTCCGCAAGGTGATGGGCGATCCGCCTGTGGGCCAAATCGCGTTCATTTTCACCGCCCTGGGCTTCCTGAATGCCCTTCTGCTGTGGCCAGTGGTGCTGGCGCTCTACCTGACTGGCACGGAAAGCCTGACATCGGAGAGCATACCCTGGAACCTCCTGTTCGCCGCAAGCCTCCTGCTCTTGG TTTTCCACGTTCTGATGCAGTTCAGCGCCGCCGTAACGTACAACATGTTTGTGACATTGGGTCTGATTACCGCTGTGCCCGTTTCTGGTG CCCTCGATGTCATACTGTACAGTGCCAACTTTGCGGGCATGAAGCTGGCCGGGGTCATACTCATTGGCATTGGGTTCTTCCTCGTAATGTTCCCCGAGAACTGGCCCGACTACATAACGCGACTGCTGCG aAGCATCATAATGCTGGGTCACAACGCGAG CGGTAGGCCAGCGCTTTGTAAACGAGATGCTATAGTCCCCGGACCGTCCACGAGATATGCGCAGCGGCACATCACGCGCACGCACCACATAAGCTAA